agacgtcTAAAGCTATGGATGCAAAAGAGTGGTATCAAGAATACTTCACCATAATTATTACAGAAAGCTTGTTTGCATGGAACAGCAATGACCTCGAAATGCGTGTTGTACACCTGAGGTCAAGGTACCTATTTGACCTAGTGAATGACAACCAGCTATATGTACCAATAACAAGGTCactaaaaagcaaaataataccACTACTAAAACTAGAAGGCTAAAGAAAGAGGATAAGATAAAAAAAGATAAGTTACTAATGTCcaggttttattatttttttctagaTGTGCTGGTTGCACAAGAAATTAACTAGTCattgtttaataattattatactcaTTGCAAAGTTGAAAAGTGTTTTGCCTCAATCAAATTCCAATTAACTAATGTATGCTGAACTTGACACAACAGCCAGCCTAAAAAGCCATTTGTCAAGCTTGctaattttaatgaaaaaagcaGAGTTATCTCCGGTACTTAACCTCCTGGTGCCTTGTGGTACATAAATGCCTTACCATCGATcaaaatagacctctttcaaatttaatattcttttgttttaatgctaataagaaTTTctagcctcgctgccatgggtaaaattcaaaagaacatttcaaccaaagtgagacCAGTAGGTCAAATTaagaggccagtaggtctaattaacataagtacaaaggaataacaaaatacaccaccatttatgaaagtggtcttgAAGGCTTACTGCTCAAGTTACAACAGTTTCATGCATGACAGCTACAAATATTATAATGTTCAAAACGGTTGAGTGTCATTAGGGTTCTGCTTCTTGTTGGTGTAGTTTTTCAATCTGAATCAGAGACAAGCAGAAAATTGGTTAGGCTTTAGTGTAAAATATTTTGCAGCAGGTTTGCCCACCAACCTGTGTtgtaagaagaaaacaagagtAAGATGGATCTGTCTGAAAAGTGTTTATCAGATGCTCTCGTTCATCTATCTTGGAAATTGTTCCATCAATACGAAGCACTTTGTGACCCTTTTAAAAGAAAGTATATGAAGAAAATGAGAACTGGCAAAATCTTATGGGGTAGATCAGGGAATAGTACCCCTAAATTATATTGGTGTGTACTATTCTCCAATTTAGCACCGATAGCATGATTCTCAACAGGTACAGCATGCCATGTTGTTTCCTTAGACAAGAAACGGGAGGAAGGGGCAGAGGCAATACTAGCACTTCTGGTTTTATTATGTGTGTATAAGAAAGATTCAAAGAGGAAGGAGAAAGTGAGATATTAAAACagtgaaataataaaatagtaCTTGTTTCACTGGttaataataactatttatAGCCTCTGAACTTCCAGATAAACTGTGATTTCTGGATATTTGCAAGCTATTTTTTCTTAAGTAATGTTGTCAGTGTTATGAATAGGTTTTGAAGTAGACGTTGGGTCTTGGGGAGTACACATAATTTGCAAAGGCAAAGTGTCAGCAACATTTTGCTGAGACTGGGAATTTAACAGAGTTAAAGTAGACGTGGCCGTGGGATGTGACAACTGATGGATTATTTTGAAAACGCTGGTAGGGAAGACATCTAGAAATTTCATATAAATATTATTTAGGACAGTACCTTATGAGTGATAACCCGTTGAATGATGTCCAACATCTTTCTAGACTGGCTGAACACAAGGCACCGGTGTCCTTCAGACTTGAGATTGTTCAGCAGGGAAACCAAGAAAACCACCTTACACGACTCCTGTGTAAGTACTGTTTCAGACACACCTTTGCCTTTAGGTTGCATGGTAAATGATGATCCTTCTTGATCATCCCCAGAAGATGTGTCCACACTTGCAAGCCTAATATTTGGGAATGATAATCAAGTGAAACTCCAGAAAGTTAACCCTGTGATCTGTAAATGGGGATTTCATGTAAACATCACAGCATAGTGTACAGCCACAGTTTTCAATCCAGTACATATACCCATTATCTGTTCAATTCTTACCTGTCTTCTTCATCTAACCCCAACTGCTCACATGCCAGGGTAGAGAGCAGGCGAGGATGATCACAAATCTTCTTTAAAATGTTTAATTCAACCAATGGTGAACGATTACTCATCAACAACTGCAAGGTGACAGAACAATAAAGAAAACTGAGTCATTAAAAGAACAATCAGTGGAAGGCCGACACCaagacagaaaaaagaaaaagaaaaaaagaagatggATGAAGACCAAACACAACGCTGTTgccctagtctccttcgcagccatcTTTCAGgatgtcacgcaatgctcccCCGGGCATTGCGTGACATTCCGAAAGCCAGCTGCAAAGGAGGCTAGTGTTGCCCTCACCCTTCCAGTAATATGGAATTTCAGACTGGAGTTAATTGTTACGTTTGATGTTattcaaataaacaaataatgatTAAACATTTACAAGACAGTCAAAACCACTGACATAAGAACAACAGATCTGAGCTAAGTTTTACCAGTTtattgaacaaagaaaattacaaaCAGGGTGACCAGTTCACGGGAGAACAATGggagaaaacaagagaaaaaaggGGAGTGAGTAacactgaaaacaaacaaactacaaTAAGCTAAAAATACTTAAAGCTAgtaataaaatagaaaatttaCCTCTTTCACTCGCTCAAGGGTCAAAAAGTCACTGTAGATTTTTTGCTGAGTGTCAGACATACAAAGCCACACAATAAAGTCATTCTTCCGTGTTAACTGTTCAGGGGCCCTGGAAGTTTACCAGCAAATTGAGTTTTAGAAAACACACTTCCAAAAAAAAGATTTACTttggacaaaaaaaatcaacatttcacCAGcaaactaaaaataataatagcaagTAACTGCTATTTTTACATACAATAATCAAAGATCAGTTGACAGTGCTAACAATACTGTGCAACAGAACTGTCAATTAAATGCTAGCCAAGCAAGTGTCCACTAATCTTAGAAAGCTGATAATGGCATGAGCTTGTAAATTAGTATTTTTTAATTCCGTACAATTTTTATTGATCCTTGAACATGTATTTTATGACAGTATTTTTAAGCTGAGCAATTTCATTTATGATTTTTCATaacataaaattatcattattattattattagtattagaTCATAAACGTTTTCAgtgctattaatattattgccaTCAAGTTTTCAATTTGGACAGTAACCTTTTCATTATgtgtgttgtggtttaaatttatccttggtttaatgttttttgaactggttttggttttatttgccattgttcgagattatggtaatgaatacatgacaaaagaaaataaaaattgaaccagttttaaaaattttgcaccaaaactaaattgaaACCATGTAAATGTGCattgtgttattattattattattattattgtagatTTCATTTCTGTTTTCATGAATTATTTACTTAACTTGTGGACAAGGGTCTGGATTAGTTAAGTTACACTCAATCATTTTCTTTACATTCAAACAGTTTATACATATTCATAGAACTTCTTAACTTTATTTGACTTCTGGCAGATAATACATTTCTGACAGTGTCAGTAAGGAAGGACAGCTCTTTGTCAGTGTCCATTACTGAGATTAGTCCTTTCCTTAGCTCCTCATGGTAGCCTCCAAGTAAGTAAAGAAAACTACTGATTTGTTTAACACTTGTGCTTTTATAAAGTTCTTTGATGCCTTCATGTAGGTCTGcacattttttctgttttttagcTGTTTTGCCAACTTGGCAGACAGTGCCCTTGACTAGTGTCCAATTATTAGTCTGTTTATCGTATACTGCCATGCCTATTTCATTTGCTCATTTTCTGATGCCTTCTGAAATTGGAAAAGGTTCATCCCAAagaattttcaagttttcattCTTCATTACTGCAGAGGGTGGCCTTTGTTGGTAACAAGGTTTTCGTTATCAATCTCCCGAAAGTTGCACTTTTCTAGCAGGCAGTGATAGATAAGTCCTAACCATCTTTCATGGCTTGCTTTATATAAATTATAGAGGCTTCGTGCCATCTTAGGGTAAGCACGCAGCACATGAGTGGTTGACTCTGTAGTGGAGCCACATATTCTGCATTTGGTGTCTgtaattttcaataattatagtACTTTATTTTGCTCATAGGACTTGGTTGGTAGGAGTTGTTGGCATATGCTCCAGTTTATGCTGTATATGATGTCAGggatatttttctatttctttacgATCTGATTGGCTAGAGGTGGCATTTGTTTATCTTGGAGTTGTTTGGTGGTGTAGGCTCTGAGCCAGGACTGCTGTTCTGCTTCTTTAGCATATTTTGCAATCATCTTTGTTCTTAGGCGTTCCTTGATTACTTTTGGTTACGGTGTAGTTACTCTTTTTAGCCTTGCTTGTGGATGATAAGATGTTACTTACAGTTATTGAAGAGCTTGCATCATCAAAGCTGCATGTGATGTTGCATTCCTTGGAGTACTGAACAGCTTGCTTGAAGATTGATCATGTGtccttaatattattattattatcatcatcatcatcatttttattattacttaaAATTAGtaccttgcttggttttctggtttgttttctttgtctgACTGGTTGGATCCATCAGTCACATCTTTTCCAGTGTTCTCTTTCTTGTCCTCCAAAACCATTGCTTTTGTTCTCCTCAAAAAATGGGGAGCAATCAATTTACGAAGGCTTTCTGACATCTCCATTCCAATACGTTTTTCGTATGCACTTGCATCCCTTTCTCTTGCCTCAGAGATGAAACAACAGTATAATTGGATTGACtttgcaataacaataattacttcACAGATGGCACCAAATTTTAAAAAGTACATTTATCATCCAACATTGAATATAATTATCATTCTAAAACATAACTCACCCGTACAATTGGGTTTTCATATTCTTGTTTAAATGTTCTTGATGTGCCAAGTAATGTTCCTTCACATACAAAGTCAAATAGGGCCCACATTTCCTGCCAGAAAAAAACAATGTTAATAGAATTGAACATTGTGCACTAGATAGTCTAGGTGAGGGCAGTACTTATACACTAGTATTTAAGAACCAAGGAACATTAATTTAATAAGAAAACCTTTCATTGCTGAAATATCAgctaaaattaattataaaacTTCAAGATTCACAAtatttaaacaataattgttagATTACAATAACCAGATCACATGTACAGTATGTAGCTATTCATTAATAGTTCAAAATTGACTAGACAATGATGTTTTTTTGTACACTTAAACTAGAAAATACATGGTAATGAAACATTAAtttcagtttttaatttgtgctcaaaagtcgggttgactttttgcatgtgacccaacattattgcatttgttaatttttggaactaaaaaacaaaccagccaaaaatattatagaacacttattttcttaataatgttgggtcacatgcaacaAGTctgccacttttgagcacaaataaaaaaaaaataaataaataaaaaaattaaaaaaaaaaaaaaaaaaaaaaaaaaaaaaaaaaaaaaaaaaaaaacgcaaaatgtcagttaggatgtttttgcccagagcccttcaattttcttttattattattttgcattatgtgttgttctttttttcattgtatttttttgtttattttattacatgTTACTGCATAGTTTTActgtttttgatgtttttgatgtttttgataaacccaaaatgtcagttaggatgtttttgcccagagccctggCCTTCAACTAATGTAATCTAGGTGGTTAGCAAAGCAGGAAAGATTACCCTGAGATTGTTTTGAATTGGTGTTCCTGTCAGAATAAAATGGTTCTTTGCAGGAATCAGTCGAAtatttttgctagtctttgttgtATTTTTAATCTTGTGGCCCTCATCCAAGATGATGTAATCCTAAAAGACACAatgaaaaatataattatttatgatctcaaattatttttacattcatttTGTTCAACACCAAAACTTATTCCAGTGCAACTACCACcattaaatttattattatcattattatccacagaaatattattttaacaataattataggTAGCTAAGAAAATCACTGGTTGGGTTGCCTGAGATACCCTATCCTTCAAAGAGACACTCTGGTCGTTTAGTCAgtcaataaataattaaaccAAGCGTAAACTCACCCATAAAAATTCTTCTCCACTAGAAGTTGTCCCCAGAGTTTCATAGCACGTTAAAACTAACCCTtaataaaagagaaaactgtTAGATTTTGCAATTCTACAATCACATCAGCACCACACAAAAAATGTATATAACAAAAACGTTTATTTCACATCAAATTCATACTGTCGCTTTATGTGAAGGGGAAAGCTACAATAAAACAATCATAATAGTTATTATCATAAATAAACTCTCCAAATCAAAGTATAtgcataaaaaataaacaaatgtatGCATGATTAATATAAATAATACAAAGGGATGCAcagttaaaaataatttttgtacatCGATCCTTACTTATataatgcaaaattaaaaagaagctgactaattattattaacttaagAGCTGATGGCAACCTACCATATGTTGTAAGACAAACACCATGTTTTTGTTGAACTTTCCTCAGGTTTCGTTCTCTAGATGCCTTGTTGCTCCCATGAAAAAGCTTTACACGGATACCTGGAGCCCTGCAATCATCAGATAACTATCATTACGACAAGAAGCTGACAAAGACCTTGATATTATATAATACTCACATTGAAAGCATTGGTAAAAATGTCTTATGAAGTAAAAGTAAAGTTCAAGGAGACAGACAGCACGAGGGGTGCAGTTACCAATTATTGCAGCCTagtgtgaaagaaaaaaatagccaCTGATTGCACCAGTTGGCAGGACATTTTGATAACCCTATGACATCTACAGTAATCCACTTctgttttaaaacttgaatgtgtGTGTTCGCAAGGCAGAATGACCCTAATTCAGTAGCTAAATTTATGATCTTAATGGCCTTGAATTATCAAGGAATCAACAATATTATTGCATACCATTTGTTGAATTCTGTTTCCCAGTTTGTTAGCAGAGATACTGGCATTATGATCAAAGCCGATTTGATTAATCCAGCATCAAACATCCCTGCAAGGAATGCAACGACTTGAACTGTCTTCCCCAAACTGCAAACAGCAAAAATTAATAGAGCTATGTCCAGAATTGCGCTCAATTAGGTGCAAGCCCATTTCAATAAGAATCATGAATGATTTGTCCCTTCACCcttcaaaaagtaaaaaacattaACCCAAAACTCAACCTTAAAAGGAAACCGACACATatacactaataattattattgtgatgttTAAAAATTTGATTTACCCTTAAACTTTGCAGTACAATttgtgacgtttatcaaaactGAGCATGCATTTAACTAGATTCAACTATACCATTATAGACATAAATAGAATAatctcaaaatgaaaaaaaaaagagagatttTCATCAAGACATTACCTAACTCAAATGCTCTCTTgtataaaaaattattaatgactACAAGTGTGGTTACAACAAGTACTGTACTACACCTATTAATTACAGGTATTTAGCATTAACAACACTTAAAATATCTGAGGGCCATGTGGTGTCCACAGATAAAAAATGTTTCCCCATAAATGGCATACATAAACAATGCCTGTTAAAATTAactgctatatatatatacagtgtTCATTGATTTAAAAGCTCTAATTATTTATAGTTTTGTCCCCTCCTTCACGCAATGATTTATCTTGCTGATTCATTGCTAGTATTGAGTAATACTCAGTTTTAACCTCAACACTATCAAGAATACTCACCCCATGTCATCTCCCAGAATCCCCCCCTGTTTCTGTTTGTAAAGCTGCCAGAACCACAGGACACCCTCCAGCTGGTATGGGTACAGTGACTTGTACACTTCGGCTGGGAGGAAAAAACCATTTCCAACTTCCTGAGTTTGATTGTCATCATTGTTATTCTCCTCTTCCTCTTCATTGTAAGTTTGTATAAcctcctttaaaaaaaaacaacaaaacaaaacagaatggTCAGTGACTATATAGATTGAAGGAATGCTGTGCCCACTAAGGAAAATGGTTCTTGTTCAAAACTGTAACATATTGCTGTTGTATGCAGTCCTGCGCATTCTTGCAGTAGCTACAACAATGACGGAGTTCAGAGATGGGCTTGCACAAATGAGAGGCATAGTTTTGTTCCCATCCGTTCACATAACTAAAGCGTTACTCGATGGCTTGATAACTGGCCCCAGTTGCTCTAAGCATAGTTTAATAGCTCTAATcaatgttaactaccatagaaacatgTAGGCTTACATatttcttaaccaatggttagtgtCAACAATTCTTTGAGCAACCAGGAATATCCTATGTTGTTCTCATAATTTGGGGAATTAATGTGCCATAGGCGACATTAGTGACATTCCTACCACTCACCACTCAACAATGACGGAGTTCAGAGATGGGCTTGCACAAATGAGAGGCATAGTTTTGTTCCCATCCGTTCACATAACTAAAGCGTTACTCGATGGCTTGATAACTGGCCCCAGTTGCTCTAAGCATAGTTTAATAGCTCTAATcaatgttaactaccatagaaacatgTAGGCTTACATatttcttaaccaatggttagtgtCAACAATTCTTTGAGCAACCAGGAATATCCTATGTTGTTCTCATAATTTGGGGAATTAATGTGCCATAGGCGACATTAGTGACATTCCTACCACTCACCTCTACAAACATTGTACATAGGCTGAGTTTTGGTAGGAAACAAAatgataaaagtcaaattaccaccgtaagaaGATTAGGAAGCTGACAGTTTtagtgttagccctttgtcagagcaaacggtagtttctcaagaaactaaacctttcacaAGTTTTACTTGATCTCAATTTGACttgaggtttttctccgggtaatTCTCTCATCAAAATAAACTCAAGTCAGCACATTTGTGTGTGTCTGTGGGTGTGTGTGCGTGTGACAGCTTACTTAATTGACCACCTTCACCTGGAGCTTTTCAGGACCACAACAACTAAGGGCACattcgattgaccctattccggaataagaatacgtgGAGTGATGATTAAAATGGTATGTTTGGCACATTTCGAAACAGCAAGgatgataaaaatatgtttaaaatagcattttagcagatgtttgacaattttaattaaTGTGAATCTCCGTAAAGACAAAGGATTTCTAACTTATATACCATATATTCCTATTCTGGAATATTatggtcaatcgaacgcaccctaaaaTAACCTCAACAgcttaagaatcccaactggcaggaggcacaTTAGTAAAAGTGCAGCTAAGAAGTTGAACTACTTGGAACAAATCCAAATAGTGGTCAAAGCAGGACTTTAACTCAGGAACACCAGGCTTCAAGTCAGGAACCCAAACCACTCAGCTACACTGCCTCATtatattcaaaatatttcatcaAGCTGTATAGCTCCTATGGGATATGTGAGAATAAAGTATCTCATCTTTTCACAGCAAAGTATTATTGTACATATAGGAAAATATCAGTATAATGTGAAGTTTGAACAGCTGTAATTAGCATTCCTCAGTACCTTGAGTTTTTCTATCTTTTTAAGGAGCTTCTCACTTTTGTGAATTGTGTAAGCTCTTTCAAGATAATCCAGTGCTTTTTCAAGATTTCCTTGCCTTGATAGCTCCTTTGCTTTTGAAATCAACTTATTGAATTTTGCCTTTTGTGCatctgagaaaaaaagaataaaaaaattaggGAAAAAAAGGGGATATTGCTACAAGGGGTATGGGTATGGGGGTATGGGTAGGGGGGTGGGGTAGGGTGGTGTTCGGTGGGTGAAAAAGAACCTTCCCATCTCTCTAATAACTCCTTAGTCACTTCCCTTTATTGGTCATGATCATGAAAGATGCATTTTATTTTCTAGAGATTCTTGAGATAAGATCTCAATTATTCACAAACAGGTTGGCAATTATTGAACAACCAACGCCTGTTCTCACAATTTTTTGTTAACGAAACAAACAGCAACAAACCTTGGGCCGACGATAGCTCCCCATTGGGATGAATGCTAAGTCGAGTGAGTGACTTTGTGGCTCCTTCGACATCTGATTCATCTGAACGCGCCTCTGCCATACTAGAAGAAGCAAATACTCCTTCTAAATCAACGAAAACGATCAAAAATCAGACAGCTGTAAAGAACGCACTTTCGAAGATGGCGCCAAATTCTCCCATTTAATCACGTGCTGAGCCATGTGACCAGCAAACAGATTCCCCTCTCCAGGAAATAGACCCTGGACATTTTTTGGAAACTTTAAACCACTGTTCTACACAGAACAGCCGGAATATTGAAAATCGAAACCTATTGTGCACTTATGTACTAATTACAGCGTGCTTACCAGCATTTTCGGTGTTTTTTGGCCTTCCTAGGCCTAGTGATTTTCATGTTTCCAGTAGGAGCGAGAGTCGTAGTCGGGGACTGGGAATTATCTTCATATGTCACTAGAGATATTGATGGTTTTGGCTTGAAGAGCGTggctttcgttttgttttgaaatttctccaatTATCAATCCCCCAGAAATGATCCTTCGCACACTTCTCGTTGGACAGGATGTTTAGAAACGGTTCTAGGGGTTGGCAGTCGTGAAGTTTggttcattttgttttgtagtattttgaaagtTGTTTTTCCGCGTGGAACGCGGATCTGCAGCACATTACTATTGTAAGGTCCCTGAGAATGATTTCTTATATCAATAACCTTTTAAGCTGTTAAAGGCTGTAAGGAAAGGTTTGTTTATACTTCGATCATGGCTTCAACTCTCAGGGTAAGTATATTAAGTGTCGCTTTGTTTCCATGGTTGTAGCGCACACAAAATTTGCTCACGTTTACAGGTATGACGAggc
The Acropora muricata isolate sample 2 chromosome 3, ASM3666990v1, whole genome shotgun sequence genome window above contains:
- the LOC136911941 gene encoding DNA excision repair protein ERCC-6-like yields the protein MAEARSDESDVEGATKSLTRLSIHPNGELSSAQDAQKAKFNKLISKAKELSRQGNLEKALDYLERAYTIHKSEKLLKKIEKLKEVIQTYNEEEEENNNDDNQTQEVGNGFFLPAEVYKSLYPYQLEGVLWFWQLYKQKQGGILGDDMGLGKTVQVVAFLAGMFDAGLIKSALIIMPVSLLTNWETEFNKWAPGIRVKLFHGSNKASRERNLRKVQQKHGVCLTTYGLVLTCYETLGTTSSGEEFLWDYIILDEGHKIKNTTKTSKNIRLIPAKNHFILTGTPIQNNLREMWALFDFVCEGTLLGTSRTFKQEYENPIVRARERDASAYEKRIGMEMSESLRKLIAPHFLRRTKAMVLEDKKENTGKDVTDGSNQSDKENKPENQARAPEQLTRKNDFIVWLCMSDTQQKIYSDFLTLERVKELLMSNRSPLVELNILKKICDHPRLLSTLACEQLGLDEEDRLASVDTSSGDDQEGSSFTMQPKGKGVSETVLTQESCKVVFLVSLLNNLKSEGHRCLVFSQSRKMLDIIQRVITHKGHKVLRIDGTISKIDEREHLINTFQTDPSYSCFLLTTQVGGVGLTLTAADRVVIVDPSWNPATDAQAVDRVYRIGQKKTVIIYRLITCGTLEEKIYRNQVFKVALMKQTTGVSKNPFRYFSRQELCDLFTLDDPYTSKTQMQLEKMHSHHRKTDEELDKHISFLYSLNIFGISDHDLMYSQEAVEKTEQTTSPDKDAIQARVLRAQNLMAAEARVLGQVQGGDAQRLHKSVPINREQMSIKQRIQATFDSQQYFIPKKSDTKRFSPGITLQAPAAVPVPEVVDLCSPSPKSISPGVESHVSLAELEAHSMEPGGEESLQMEFASLCLQNQDVSPSSVSCEPHDLKAENPYFSCCPSGKHVSKNVNIVKCECLVSKDELEQYDELVKNARQLEKEGKTADATSHYLDALELKSSDIELQTKVMFLMRDTK